A window of the Anthonomus grandis grandis chromosome 9, icAntGran1.3, whole genome shotgun sequence genome harbors these coding sequences:
- the LOC126740520 gene encoding cysteine-rich with EGF-like domain protein 2: MPSSMMLVSYLLLICIFLTSHFWEVSTTGKVKEEDALKLKLPPCRACKTLVESFKKGLERTSRGFEGGDTAWEEKNLGSYATSEVRLVEIHEKLCTNIVEGRDQCYALLEEYDEILEQWWFKKQTDYPDLQTYLCIDQMQACCPAGHFGKDCTPCEGFPDHICFNNGKCKGDGTRKGTGKCQCDQGYTGEKCDSCIEGFYESYRDANKVLCTICHASCDGGCIKAGPDGCIKCKIGFMQNKDRACRDVNECIMGKDTCKSTEFCVNTEGSYKCMKCHDSCLSCKGDAPDECIECAEGYRRKGNLCVHIEGEDRQNYISTTRYITYFGLCVCTCIIFQKNTYLAAIVGIFVAVYITLSEYFVNSPGFPVDELKDQLNEQLQKAFGRH; encoded by the exons ATGCCATCTTCAATGATGTTGGTTTCTTATTTACTCCTCATATGCATTTTCCTAACCTCACATTTCTGGGAAGTTTCAACTACTGGAAAAGTTAAAGAAGAAGATGCCCTAAAACTGAAGCTGCCTCCTTGTAGAGCCTGTAAAACATTAGTCGAGTCTTTCAAGAag ggCTTAGAAAGAACTTCAAGAGGCTTTGAAGGTGGTGATACAGCATGGGAAGAGAAAAATTTGGGTAGCTATGCCACTAGTGAGGTGAGGTTGGTAGAGATTCATGAGAAATTATGTACCAACATTGTTGAGGGTCGAGATCAGTGCTATGCCCTCTTGGAAGAATATGATGAG attctAGAACAATGGTGGTTTAAAAAACAAACGGATTATCCCGACCTTCAGACCTACCTGTGCATTGACCAAATGCAAGCCTGTTGCCCCGCAGGTCACTTTGGCAAGGACTGTACTCCTTGTGAAGGCTTCCCAGATCACATCTGTTTTAACAATGGCAAATGTAAGGGCGACGGAACTCGAAAGGGCACTGGGAAATGCCAGTGTGACCAAGGATATACTGGTGAAAAATGTGACAGTTGCATTGAAGGATTTTATGAATCATACAGAGATGCCAATAAGGTTTTGTGCACTATATGTCATGCCTCATGTGACGGAGGTTGCATTAAGGCAGGACCTGATGGATGCATTAAGTGCAAGATTGGGTTTATGCAAAATAAGGACAGGGCATGTCGGGATGTCAATGAGTGTATAATGGGAAAAGACACTTGTAAGTCGACCGAGTTCTGTGTTAACACTGAAGGGAGCTACAAGTGCATGAAATGTCATGACTCATGTCTGAGTTGCAAGGGAGATGCTCCAGATGAATGTATTGAGTGTGCAGAGGGGTATAGGAGGAAAGGCAATCTTTGTGTTC ATATCGAAGGTGAAGACCGCCAAAACTACATTTCAACCACTAGGTACATCACTTATTTCGGCCTCTGTGTGTGTACCTGTattattttccagaaaaatacTTACCTTGCAGCTATTGTAGGCATATTTGTCGCTGTATATATAACTTTGTCTGAATATTTTGTCAACTCACCCGGTTTTCCTGTGGATGAATTAAAAGATCAGCTGAACGAGCAGCTGCAAAAAGCTTTTGGTCGGCATTAA